The sequence below is a genomic window from Fimbriimonadaceae bacterium.
CATGATCAACAACGCGCGCTCGGACATGAATTCGCACCCGATGCTGCTGCTGTGGCCGTGCATCGTGCTCAGCCTCACGATCTTCTCGCTGAATTTCGTGGGCGACAGCCTGCGCGCCGCCCTCGACCCGAAGTCGGGCGCGCAGGTGAGGCCGATGGCCTGGTTCACCCGCTTGCGGGAACGATTCGTCCGCCCCAAGGCCGAGGCCTGACGCCCACCTACTCCTTCGACTGGATGATCTCGATGGCCTTCTTCAGTTGCGGGTCCTTGTCGGGGTCGCCGAACACGACCTGCGTCGTGAGATCCAGCTCCACCTTGTAATCGGGCTGCAGTCCGCCGGACACGTACTGACCGTCCTCGTCGACGCGGCGGCTGATGTCCTGGCCGCTCGGAAGGAAGTAGCGGGCGATCGTGATCTTGGCGTTCGAGCCGTCCACGAGGGCGTAGACGTTCTGCACCGAAGCCTTGCCGTACGTGTGCTCGCCCACCAGGGTCGCGAGCTTGTAGTCGCGCAGGGCGCCCGCGAAGATCTCGGCCGCGCTGGCCGACTCCTCGTTCACGAGCACGATCACCGGATAGCCCAGCGGTTTGCGCTGCCCGTAGTAGGTCTTGGCCACCTCCTCGCGCCCGTCCCGCATGCGCATCTTCACCACAACCTTGTCGTCCGCATATCGCGAAAGCATCTCGACGGCGGTCTCCAAGAGCCCGCCCGGGTTGTTCCGCACGTCGATGATCAAGCCCTTGAGGCCGGGCCCGAGCTTCCCCAACTCCTTGGAGAACTGGGCGTTGGTGGGCTCCGAGAAACTCGCGACGGCCACGTAGCCGATCGATCCCGGAAGCAGCTTCCCTTCCACCGTCGGCGTGATGACCTGCGACCGCCGGATGGAAAGCTCCAAAGGCTTGGGCGCGCCGGGGCGGACGATCTGGAGGCGCACCGGCGTGCCCTCCTTGCCTCGAATCTTCGAAACGATAAACTCCACGGTCTTCCCGACCACGGACTCGCCGTCGACGCCGGAAATCGAGTCCCCCACGCGCAAACCCGCTCGGTTCGCAGGGCCATCCTCAAAGACGGAGGCCACACGCGCGCCCATGGGATCGGGGGAGAGCCGGGCACCGATGCCGACGAAGTTCGCCTGCGTCTCGACCTGGAACTCCTTGGCCTGGGCCGGCTCCATGAAGACGGTGTGCGGGTCGCCGAGCGCGCCCATGAGCCCCTCGATGCCGGCGTACTTCAGCTTCTTGCCGTCCACGCCCTTGTAGTAGTCCGTCGAAATCCGCTGGTAGGCGGCGCGGAACGTCTGGGTGGCCGAGACCTCTTCCTTGCTTACCCTGGACGCGCCCAAGAGTACGCGCAGCGCATCGGTCGAGGGAGGCGCCCCCTTCTGCAAGTCGCGCCAGGTGAAACCGAAGGCGAAACAGGCGAGGAACGCGAGCGGAATTCCTACGATCTTGGCGAACTTCACGACTTCACCTCGTCCGTCCGGGCCGCTTCGCGCCTGTACTCGCCGGTCACCAGCGAGTAACCGCCACCTCCCGCCATGTCGAGCGTCTCGATCGCATGGGGCAGACCGGCCGTCTTCTCGCCCACGAGCTTGGCGTTGCCGAAGGCCGCGAGCGCGAGGGCGAAGATCTCGGCCTCATCGCGAGTCGTGTGGTCCACAAGGAGCCTCAGGGACGGAGGTTGGGCGTTGCCGTTCTGGACCGTCAGCGGTTGGACCAACGAGCCGTCGGCCTGCACGAGCACCCCGTAGCCGCCCTTCTTGGCCAACACCGCAAGGCATCGGCGCATCGTCTCGAAGTCGCCCGAGACCTGACCGCGGAGATCGAGCGTGACCTCCCTCTTTCCGGCAATGGCTTCCTGCAGCGCCTTGTCGGCGTCCGGCAGGAAGCGGAGCGAAAGGGTGCCGTTCTTCTCCGAAACCGGGTCCACATGCGATCGGGCACGCGTCAAGGTCGTCTTCCGCACCTCGTTTCCGCGCTTCCACTCGATCTCAAGCGACCCTGCGACGCCCTGCGTGAGCCTCTCGAGGGCCTTCATGGGCATCAGGTTCTTCTCCGACTTGGTCTGAATCTCCTTGCGCAGGGCGTCGAAGGCCTCTTTGGGCATCTTGCCGTCCGCGAACCGCTTCTGCGCCTCGCGATACTCGCCGATCTCCTGCGTGTTCACCAGCCAATGGCCGTCGAGGATGGACACCCAGTCGCCCGGCTTGACGCCGGCCTTGTCGGCGGGCCCGCCGGGGACCACCGCCGCGGCCACGAGGCGCGGAACCCGGAAGTGTCCCAGACCCGTGTCCTCCCCATCCGTCGCGTCCAAGGCGGGATCTCCGAGGAGCATGAAATCGACGCCGATGCCCTGGTAGTCGCCTCGCAGCTCGGCGCGGCGGACGAGGAACGCGTCCGTATCGTAGAAGAGGCACTCGGGGTCCTCGAGGCTCTGCACCATGCCGCGCACGGCCCCTTCGGCCAATTTGGACTCGTCGGAGATGGGGTCCACGTACTCGCGCTTGAGCAGCTCCACCATCTCTCGGAAGAAGGCGCCTTCGGGAACGTCCGGCCCTTGGTCCTTCGAGGCAACCAGTCCTTCCAGGGGCAGACCGGATGCCGTGCGAAGACGTGAGTTGCCCACGTCGACGTGGTCGCGCGCCGCATTTCCGCCCGCGAGCAACAACGCCCCGGTCGCGACGGCGACGGCCGTCCACACACTCTTCTTTACATCACCCAATACCGCTCCGCTCCTGAGCCGCCTCGGGCAGCTCCCCATCCAGTTTTTCCACACGGCGCGCGTGGCGCTCCTCGCGATCCTCTCCGGTTCTCAGGAATTCGTCGAAGATGAGATTTCCATCCTCTAGAGATGTCAGACGCCCGCCCAGACACAGCACGTTCGCGTGGTTGTGCCTTCGGGCCATCTCGGCCATCTGCGGGGTGCAACAGTTCGCCGCCCGAATGCCGGGGTGCCGATTGGCCCGGATCGAGATGCCGATCCCGGTTCCACACACGAGCACACCCAGATCGGCTCGCCCGTCGAGAATCGCCTCGGCCACGAGGTCCGCGGCATCCGGGTAGTCGTACGGCGTCTCGTCGGCGGCCCCCACCCACCACGTCTCGTGCCCGAGCGCCGCCGCATGGGCGCGCACGCCCTCTCGAAGAGCGAAGCCCGCATGGTCGGATCCAAAGACGATCTTCATGGCTGTCTCTCCCGCGCCCACCGCGCGACCGAAGGGTCCGTACTCGAGGCAAGCGCTTCCAAGGTCTTGGGCGGCAACGCGAGCTTCTTGGCCACCGCCAGTTCGACGAGCGCCGCCTGGATTCGGGCGTCCTTCTCTTCCAATACGCCGCCCAGCTCGTCGAGCGCGACATCGCCCGGTGCAGTGGCGAAGGCGCTAAGCGCGGCTGCCCTGACGCGAGGGTCCGTGTCGACCACCGCGAGGCGAAGGGCGCCGCGCGCTTCCTTCGCCGACAGCAACCGGAAGGCCTCGAGGAGGGCGATTCGCACGGCCGGGCTGTCGTCGCGAACTCCGCGGTAGCCCTCGTCCGCCATCCCAGGCAGCGTGCTGCGGATCAAGGCGAGATAGCTTTCATATCGGACCTGGTCGCTTGGGTCGTTCACCGACTCGAATTGGATCCGACGCGCGACCGGATCCACGTCCATTTTCGCGTGGCGGACGACGGCGAGGCGAACGGCGGGGTGCACATCTTGAAGGAACACCAAAGCGAGTTGCGCAGGTTCCGACCCAGGCAGCGAGGCTAGGGCTTCCGCCCCGGTGGCCCGCGCCCGCCAGGAGAGTGCGATGATCATCGACGTCAGCGGCGCGGCGGCCACGATGCGCCCTTCCCGGCCAAGCACTCGGGCGGCAGACTCCCGCGCCTCGTCGCTTGGACCCGCATCGAGCGCGCCGGTGACGAGCGCCCATGCCGCGGGCGTGTCCTGAAAGGCGAGCGCTTCGATCGCCTCATGGACCACGTTCTTCTCGAGGCTGCGGACGAGGGCCCCCAACTCGGGAACGAGATCCGGAAACTTGGCTCGTCGCGCAGCCGACGCCGCGTTGAGCGCCACCAAGTCTCGGGCATCCCCGAGCAGGGCCGCGTTGGGGGTGCGCGCGGCGGCCGCGGCGCGTTGCCACAAGGTCCCCGCCGGGTCGGCGACCAGGGGCGTGCCCTTCCCGATCGGGACCACCGCACCTTCGGGAGCACTGAGCACCCTCACCCGCTTGAGCACGAACGAGGACGCGCCGAGCGGGCGCTCGTAGAGCCCGGCCGCCTCGGGAGTCTCGATGCGAACCTCCTCGACGGCTCCGGAAACCCCCGCTGCGCGCAGATCGAGGGTTGCCGCTCCGGGTCCGATCGTCGGGACACTCCACGTGGGCGGTTCAGCGCCAAGGGCGCCGGGGACATCGAAGAGCCGCACGCGCGTGACGCGCCCCCCGACCTCCCGAACCACGAGGTCCAGGGGCTCGGCCTTGGACCCGTCGAGCGTCAGCTCCAGAAAGGGGTGCGTCGCCACGTTCAAGACGGGCCGCGATCCCTGGCGTCGCAGCAAGAGCACCCGCCCCGCGCGCGACCCGGGAGCCTCGGTGACCAGCACTCCCTCGCCTTCCGCGGTGGGAGCGACCGAGAAGCCACCCGAAACCGCTGGGACCGTGCCGGGGCCCCACACAAGCTCGAGGCCCAACGGCGTCGCGAGGCGTTCGACACGGATCGTGGCCACGCGGGTCCAGCCGCTGGACGCCTGCGAGAAGGTGCAACGAACCTCCTGATCCAACGCGCCCCGCGGCACCGTGAAGGCCCAGGCGTTTTGGCCCTCCTTCAGCACGCCGTCCGCCGGCGCCTGCCACCCTGGGGGCACCTCCCAACGCACCTGCACCGGACTGGAACTCGCGCTTGCCTGGGCGACGACGGATACCGACTCGCCCGCAAGCAAAAGCGAGGAGGGCAGATCCACCCGGACAGGATCGATCCAGGGATGGGCCGCCCACCGTTGCTTGCCGTCGGCGGCGACGATCCGAACCAGGTCCCCGGGTCCCGAGGCCGTTCGACCGCCCGGCGGCAGTTCCAACTGGGGCGGCGTCCCCCGAGGAACGGGGGTCGCTTGCACCGAGAGCCCTTCGAGCCTCAGGAGGTTGATCTCCGGCTCAGACGGGCCAGGGGCCAGCGAAAACACGACGAACAGGCGATCCCCCTTCTCCAGCCAGCCCTCCACCTGCGGTTTCAACCGCGGGTCGAGGTGCGACCCAAACAGATCGGCCTGCGCCCAATCGACGAACAGCAGCCGCTTGTCGGCAAGGGAGAGGAGTGCGGTGGCTCCCGAGGACGGGTCGAAGGTGGCGGCCGCCTGTCCCGTCGCCGCGAAGGCGATGCGGTCGCCGTCGGCTGCGATCGCCATCGGGGCCCCCGCCAATGCCGCCAATGTCTCGTCGTCGAGCCGCGGCAGACGGTAGGGGTTCTCGCGGGCGACGCTCCACGGCGTGTGCGCGGGCAGGTCGCGCGTTGCGTGGGCCTGATAAGCCGGGGTCGGAGCGAATCGCTCGCAGGCGACCCGCCACAGGTCGGGCGCCATGAACGCATCGGGGCGCCTCACCGCCGTGGGTTCGCCCGAGGTGTCGAAGGCCGATGGAGCGGGTTGATCGATGGTGAGCGGAAACCCGAGGTCCCTCACGCGCCGGGCGAGGTGCGTGGCCCAGGCGTCGGCCATCGCAAGGGCGAGTTGCCCGGGCTGGGAGTACGCCTGCACCGGAATCGAGGACGCGGACGTCCCCAAAATCACATCGTTCACCCCTGTTCGGACGAGGGCCGGGTGAAGAAGGAACGCGGAGTCGTAGGGCCCTCGATATTTGGGATCGCTGGGATCGAACACCGCCCCGTTGAGGAGCGGCGCAAGCGTGGAATCCAGGAACGCCCGTCCGTACGGATCGTCCGTGCTCTCGACCGAGGCGGGGGCGTCATCGACCTCGACGTCGAAGGCGAGCTGCATCGCGCCACCCGCCCGCGCCTCGGCGACGACCGCGAACCGGGCGATCTCGGCTTGCACACGCTCCAGGTCGTCCACCCGCAGCACGCCGCGACGCAGCCGGGCCACGCCGTCGGCGCCGCGTTCGACGATGTCCGCGCGCGAGAGGATGACGACCTTCACGCGCCACGTCGGCGCGGTCTTGAGCCGCTCTTCGGCCGCACGGTGAAGCGAGGCGACCTCGTCCCAAGCGCCTCCGCCGAAGGATTTGCCTAGAAGGGCCCCTTGTGGGCTCAGCGGGTACGACCACCCGTCGACCTCCACCTGGGGAGCGGGGGTTTGGACCCACGCAGATGCCAAGACCCAAGCGGCGAGGGCGGCGAAGCCGATCAGGGCACCTCGTAGAGCCGGATGTCGTCCTTCGACGCCGCGTGGCCATCGCCTCGGCTGTGGACGAGGGCCTCGCGGGCCCCCAATGCGGCGAGATCGGTCGGCATCTTGCCCACCATGTCCAGGACCACCTTCTTGATCCGCTCGGCGTTCTTTTCGAACACTTCGAGAACGCTGTGGGCGGTCACGGCTTCGGCATTGGCGACCACGCCGCTATCGTAGTCGGTGATGAGCGAGATGTTCACCACCGCCATGCCCAACTCGCGGCAGAGGTAGGCCTCGGGGTACTGCGTCATGTTGATGACCTGCCACCCGGCTTCCGTGAACCACTTGCTCTCGGCCTTGGTGGAGAACCGCGGACCTTGGATCACCACGACTGTGCCGCCGTCGTGGCAAGGAATGCCGTGCGCGCGAATCGTCTCGACCGCAAGACGCCTAAGGACGGGATCGTACGTGTCGGCAGGCGAAACGTGCGTGACGATCGGGCCATCGTAGAACGTGTCGATCCGGGCGCGCGTACGATCCACGAACTGGTCGCAGACCACGAAGTCGCCGGGATTCACGTCCGCTTGAAGGGAGCCGGCGGCGCACGGGCTGATGACGGCCTGCACGCCAAGGCTGCGCATCGCCCACACGTTGGCGCGGTAGTTGATTTTGTGGGGAGGCAGGGTGTGGTTCCGTCCGTGCCGGGGCAGGAACGCGACGTCGCGCCCTGAAACCTTCGCAAGCATCACCGAATCGCTCGGCGGGCCGTAGGGCGTGTCGACCTTGACCTCGCGAACATCCTCGAGCAGGCTGTAGAAGCCCGAACCTCCAAATACGCCGATCTCTGCTAGTGCCATCGGCGCCTAGGTTACTTGGTTCGCAGCAGTCCCGACACGGCGAGGATGAACTGGTCGACGCGTCCGCCCCGTCTGAGCGCGGCGTCGGGATTGATGGGATAGACCCGCCCGGATTTCACTGCGGCGAGCGATTGGAGGCGGGGGTCCTTGAGAAGGACTTCGGCGTCGCCCGCAACGATGAGAACCTGCGGGTCCCAGCCCAGGAGCGCTTCGGCGTCGAGCGGCACGAAGCGATCGGCGTCCGGGCCGACCACGTCGCCGCCGGAGGCCTTCAGCTCGTCGGCTTGGAACGAGTTCTTCCCCGCGATCATGTGCTCGGAGCCCGAGCTCGGCAGGATCAGCGCGACGGTGGGGGCCGGATCGGGCATCTGGGCTTTCGCGAGCTGCTCCGCGTTGTAGATCTTGTCGGCATACTGGCTCGTTTTGGTTTCGGAACCCGTCGCGGCGCCGAGTTTGTACAGGTCCTCGATCATTTGGGCGACGGTTTTCGGGTCCCACTCGTACGTGGGGATACCCAGCTCCTTGATCTTCTGGATTTCGGCTTCGCTGAACAGGTGGGGATCGTAGACGACCAGGTCGAACTTCTTGGCGACCAGCGACTCGTAGTCGGGCGAGGTGCTGGAAAGGACGACGGGCACGTTGTTGATGAACGACGGCCAGTTGCAGCTCGACGTGCGCCCCTTGAGGAAGGAGAAGGGTCCCCACCGCGCCAGGATTTCGGTGGTCCCCGGGCTCAGGCTGGCGATGTTCTTGGGAGCGATAAACCGCTTGCCATAGACCTTCCCCTGATCCTCGGCAGGACAACCGAAGAGCAGACAGGCCAGGAGCACGAGCGCAACGGAGCGAAGAAACCGCATGGAACCATTCTGGCGCACGCGGAAGCGGGAGTGCCACGGCCCCTCCTCAAGTAGGATTCGGGGAGGACTGGCAGGGGCAACAGGATTCGAACCCGCGACCTGCGGTTTTGGAGACCGCCGCTCTACCAACTGAGCTATACCCCTATCGCGGGAGACATTTTACCTCCGCTAGTGGACCCGGATGCCCTGGGCGATTCCCAGGAGGTCCTGCGGCGATCGGTCGGCCAACACGATGAAGGCGAACCCGGACTCGGTCCACGCCACACACGGCATCTTGCCGACGCGGCCGTAACAGTAGCCTTCGGGAGCCCCATTGGCCTGCAGATCGGCGATCTCGTTCACCTCGGGAATGATCACGAGGTTGGCGTAGCCCTGGGCGTCCTTCAAGGTCAGCCGGGCGACGTGCCGGTTGTCGATCACGCCTTCGGCGGCGGCCACGACGCTCACACGATCGAGCTGAATCGTGCCGGGGGCGAACCCGCGGAGCCAGTTGCGCATCTGCTCGGGCGCGGCGGGGGTGTTGGAAGAGGACGGTCCGAGATTGGACATCATGCGCGCGACGTCCGAAGAGTGCAGCGGATTGCCGGGAGCGCGGTTCAACAGCCCCGCGCCGAGGATCAAGACAAGGAACACCGAACAGAAACCCCACGCCCATCGGCCCACGAAGGACTCGACGCGCCGCGTGCGATCGATCTCGCCGAGGCGGCCCTGGCACTTGCGCCACGTCTCTTCGCACGTCACCGAGTCCGCCAGCCGACGGGTCGCCCCCTTCAACGCCAGCACGGCTTTGTACTCGGCCAGGCTCTCGGCACACTGGTTCACCTGGGCCTCGACGCGCGCGGCGTCGCCCGGAGAAAGCTCTCCGTCGGCCAAGGCGTGGATCTCTGTCTTGTCAATCATGGATTCGTTCCGTGGCGAAGGAATCCTTCGCGCTCCGCGTACTCTTCGAGCGATCTCCGCAACATCGCTCGGCCCCGGGCCAACCGCGAACGCACGGTCCCGATCGGGACGTCCAGCACGTCGGCGATTTCCTGGTAGCTCATTCCTTCGATGTCGCTTAAAATCACTGCCATTCTAAAATCTTCGGGCACCTTGCCCAGGGCTTCCTCGACTTCGCCGCCCACGAGCTCGTCGAACATCACGCGATCCGGCGTGGCGTCCTCGGGCGCGGTCGGTTCCGCCGCTCCTTCGTCGTCCAGCGATCCGAACTGCGGCCCTCGTTGCCTTCGCCTGTACTTGTTGATGTACAAGTTGGTGACAATCCGCAAGATCCACGCTTTGAAGTTGTTCCCGTCGAAACGCTCGAACGCCTCGTAAGCGCGAACGATCGCTTCTTGGGAGAGATCCTCGGCCTCTTCACGCGAGCGGGTAAGACGCAGCGCGGTTCCAAAAACCGAGGGAAACACCCGCTCCGCCTGCCTTTCAAAAGCGTCGCGCTGACTGCGTCTGCCGAGGGGCATGATCGGCGCGAGTGTACCTCTCGGACTGTTCGAACAACCCCGGCAGGCCGAAGGTTCCCAACCCGCGGCCGGGACGCAAAACCCGGCAACGAATCAGACGTCGCGCCTTTTGATCAGACGCCCGAAACGGCCGTCGTGCCGCCCTGCATGCCGACGGACTGGCCCCGCGCGACCTTGAACTTGGACACCGTTCCCTTGGGCGCCAACAGGATGTAACGGGCGCCGCTGCCGGCGCCGACCGTCCCTCCCGGAGCGGACAAGGAGCCGATTCCCTGCACGCTTCGCTGACCGCTGATCAGCACCACGTCGACATCGAACTGCAGATGCCTCACGGCGAGCTCCGGATTCCCGGCGGGCATCATGAACAGCATCCCACGGTCTTTGAAATCTTTGGCCTCGACGTACGCCAAGCCGTCGTTGCGCTTCTCCTCCGCATCGGCCACGACCACGGGAAACTCTCCGTTTCCGAGTTGGATCGTGGTGGGGGTGTACTCCCGAATCTGCTTCGTGCGGCGCGCGTCGTCTCCCGGCTGGGGTTTGGGCTTCTGCGGCTTCCAGGCATCAGGCCGAGACGCGCTGAGACCGGCGCCTTCGAGCTGCTCCGCACCATCGCCGCCCGAGCACCCGACGGCTCCCGCCACCAACACCCCGAGGGCAATCCCCTTCAACCAAATCTCAAGCCATCGATCCATCGTGAATTCTCCTGCAGTCTAGGCGCCGGCCATCGGCAACGGCGTCTTGGAAGGTTTCGGCACTGGTTCGTCGCGGACGATCTCGCGGTACAGCGAGTCGCGCTCGACGGGCACCCGACCCGCCTCTTCGATCATACGCACCATGTTCGCGTGCGTCAAGGATTGCGCCTTGTTGCCCCACTCGCCGTCCTTGTACGTGATCTCGTACTCGTGCACCAGTCCGTCGGCGTCGTCCGCGCCGTACCAAAGCGCGGCCTGCGTCACCGGAACGGTGTTCATGATCCAGAACGACTTGATGTGCTCGAAGTTGTCGAGCATCAACCGGCAAAGCGCGATGGCGCGAAGGTCGTCGTCGGCCGTGGGGTGCTCGATATGCTCAAGCTCCGTGCCTTCTGGATGGAACGAAAGCGGCGTCATCGTGAGGAAGTGCCGGGTCTCGTCCTGCAGTTCGCGCAATTGGACGAGGTGGTCCACCCGCTCCTCCGCGGTCTCGATGTGACCGTACAGCATCGTCGCGTACTGCTTCAGCCCGAGCTTCGAGGCCGCGCGCGCGACCTCTTTCCACTCTTCCCCGTTCAACTTCTTTCCGAAAAGCTCCGCGTGCACGCGATCTGCCAGGATCTCGATCCCACCTCCGGGTAGCGAGTCCAGGCCCGCCTCAATGAGGTCGGCCAGCGCCTGCTCGATCGAGCACTTGCCCACCCGGGCGATCTCCACGATCTCCACGGCGGTGAACGCCTTCACGTGGACCTCGGGGCGGGAGTTCTTCACGATCCGCACGAGGTCCATGTAGTACTGGTAGGGGAGTCGGGGGTTGATGCCGCCGACCATGTGGATCTCGGTGATCGGAATGTCCTTGTGCCAGTCGAGGCGCCGCTGGACCTCCTCGAGGCTCATTTCGTAAGGCTCGGGGCCGCCCTTCTTCGCGTAGAACGAGCAGAACTTGCAGAACTTGTTGCAGATGTTCGTGTAGTTGATGTGCTGGTTCCGCACGTAGTAGGTCTTCGGGCCGTGGAGTCGTTCGCGCACGAGATTGGCGAGGTAGCCCACCGCCGTGAGGTTCGGGGTCGTCGCCAGGCGCATGCCGTCCTCGAACGTCAGTCGTTCGCCGTTCTCGACCTTCTCGTAAAGGTCGATCAGTTCCGATCCCACAACGCGTTCGGGAGCGATGGCCATCGCGATGATTCTACCTGTGGCCCCTACGACGGGGAGTCGCCGGCGGCGGACGGCGGTGCGGGCGGCCCCTCGGAAGGCGCTTCCAGCGAGCGCGACGCCTGACGCGGAAGCCAAACGAGGGCGCGCACGCCGCTGGCCTCCACGCTCTCGGAGCCCACGGCTGCAGGACCTCCCGGAATCATCTTCGCGGCGGGCTCGCTCACGGCGACGCCGCCGATCGGGCATACCTTCTGCAGATGCGCGGCGATGTCGATGACGTGCGCGAAGTTCACCGACTTGATGTCGTCGCGCGAAGGTGCGTTGACCTCGCCGGCGTGCACCCCCACGCGGAGCTGGATCGGAATCCCGATTTTGTTGCGGAACGTGTTGAGCTCCACCAGTCCGGCCTGGATCGTCCGCCCGGCGCCAAACGCCTGCTGCGGGTGGTCGAACGCGCACGTGATACCGTCCCCGGCCGTGGAGTGCACGCGGCCGCCGTAGCGGCGCGCGATCATCTCGACGAACTGGTGGTA
It includes:
- a CDS encoding CofH family radical SAM protein; protein product: MAIAPERVVGSELIDLYEKVENGERLTFEDGMRLATTPNLTAVGYLANLVRERLHGPKTYYVRNQHINYTNICNKFCKFCSFYAKKGGPEPYEMSLEEVQRRLDWHKDIPITEIHMVGGINPRLPYQYYMDLVRIVKNSRPEVHVKAFTAVEIVEIARVGKCSIEQALADLIEAGLDSLPGGGIEILADRVHAELFGKKLNGEEWKEVARAASKLGLKQYATMLYGHIETAEERVDHLVQLRELQDETRHFLTMTPLSFHPEGTELEHIEHPTADDDLRAIALCRLMLDNFEHIKSFWIMNTVPVTQAALWYGADDADGLVHEYEITYKDGEWGNKAQSLTHANMVRMIEEAGRVPVERDSLYREIVRDEPVPKPSKTPLPMAGA